CGCTTCACCGAGCCCCACGAGATCGAGAGCCCGCTGGTGGTCGCCGGGGTCGGTGCCGCGGGGCTGCTGGTCAACCTGCTGGGACTCTGCTTGTTCCACGGACACgcggggggaggaggaggcggaggaggaggaggacacggACACTCGCATGGAAGTCACGGACACTCGCATGGAAGCAAGAACAAGAGGGTGAAAAACAAGAAGGCTGGAAACGGGTCTACACTGGAGGAGACCAACAACCTGGTTGGAAATCACAGCAGCCCCGGGGAGGCGAGGCAGAGAAATGGTCCGTGTTTAAAAGTTGGTTATGAAATGATGTGCTTACAGGCTAATGTCATGTGTCCCACAGTCAATCTAAAAGCATGTGCTAGACCTTATCTCCATTGTTAGCAGTCTAGCAGTCCAGATTGCGTAACAGTATACGTGCGTCTTCAAAGCACCCTAAGGACACACTTGCCTGAGTGACTAATCCTTATTGTTTCTTCTGTGACAGAAGACATTCAGACAGCTGTTTGTTGTtatcatggggggggggggggggggggtgttattCTATCCTTGGAAACATGGCCATCTCCAGTGACACTGGTGAAGTTTCACATTTCAGCTATGTAAATATAAAAGCGTCTGTCAGACTCAGCCTAGAAacgtcctgtttttttttcttctggcaAGTCCCAACATGTGTTGGAGTCTAATCTATCAGAATTCCTGCAGCTTTCATGCAGTACTCGCACTGCTCATGAAGCGTATCAAATAGTACCAACCTGTTTGTGACACTGTCTGGTTTCCGAAACaacacctccacacacacatcagtcttTTCTGTTAAGTTGCAGGTAGACGGTGGTTGGATTCCTGGTTGTTGACGTTAAAGCAGTTAGAACGCCACCAAAAAGCTTCTGTGGTGCTTGCTGGTGGTGGTCATTCTGTCACTGCCTATCCTCCTCCCCTAACTGTAGGGTAAAACCGTACAGAAGaccatctccccccccccctcgcacGGTTAGGCCTGAGCAGTTTCGATAAAATGGAGGCTGTTTCTTCGTCCTCTGTGCACTGATGGCTGTTACTGGGTCATACATCAGTGTAACAGTGGACTCAACAGCCCCAGTCACACCATTAGCCAGTGATGAACGACTCCGCAACAGCATCCTGGGATAGAAACAAGCAGCCGTTGCCCAGGTGCCTTTTCCCTCAGAGCTGTGTATGCAACACTGTACGCAACTACAAATTAAGGTTGCTTCAGGGGAATCACTGCAGATCGCCTGTAGCGTTCAGGATCCCCATGCTGGTAGTTTGGCCTTCATATCATTCTGCACAGCAGTGCTTAAGTGTTTGTTTCTCAGATCAGTTAAAGCACAGCCTCAGtcctatgggggggggggtgtcagttCCCACACGGTTGTCAGCTCCCACACGGTTGTCCTGATAACATTACAGCTTTAGTTCTCGcctctttgttttcatctcAAAAGTGCTTTGTTCTTTGACCCTAAATTATGTAACCTCACAATCTATCAACTGGCTGCCTCTGATGGCACCATCTTGAACTCGCCTTGCAGTGAGATACacctttttaaagctttgttttcctctctatgagtttttttattttagttttttcatttctgtatatgtattttaatttacaaCTTTCCCCCCAAATTATTCAACTAAACTCCGTGTTTTTATCTTCAGAAATCAGCCGTAAAGCCATCACGGAGGCGCAGATGAATGGCAACACCCACTACGAGGAGATGGACCCTGACCTTGAACACGACTCATCACAGCTCAATATGCGCGGGGTCTTCCTGCATGTGTTGGGTGACGCCCTGGGCTCTGTTATTGTGGTCATCAATTCTTTGATATTTACCTTTGTGTGGAGGCCCTGCAAAGCAGATGAAACATGCATTAACCCATGTATCAACAGCCACACCACAGATCACCAGCATGTCAATCACACGCTGGTTGACCTGCTGGAAGGTCCCACTCTGTCACCCATGACGATGGCGGGCCCCTGCTGGGTTCTCTACCTGGATCCCACGCTCTGCGTCATCATGGTGACCATCCTGTTGTACACCACCTACCCGCTGCTGAAAGAGTCGGCCCTCATCCTGCTGCAGACTGTGCCTAAGCAGATCAACATGCACCGCCTCAACGAGCGGCTACTAAATCTGGAAGGCGTCCTCGCCATCCACGATCTGCACATATGGCAGCTGGCCGGCAGTCGCATCATAGCAACAGCGCACATCAAGTGCCACGACCCCACATCCTACATGGAGGTGGCCAAGCGCATCAAGGACTTCTTTCATGACGAGGGCATCCATGCCACAACCATTCAGCCCGAGTTCGTCACGTTCAGCTCAGAGTCTCGTGACTCCCTGTGTGAGCTCTCCTGTCGGACTCAGTGCGCTCCCAAGCTGTGCTGCGGCTCTGCGGACAAACAGAACGCCGGCGCGGACAGGAAGGCCGGCACTGACTGCAAGGCTGCGTCCTCAGCTCTGGAGGTTATCAACGAGACCCCGGAGCAGGCTCTAGCCGTTCAGGTGCGTCCTCACTCAGAGGGCGCAGCCTCAGAGGCTGAGGTCATGATTGCCAGAGAAGTGGAGTCATCTCTGTGAGATGGAAGGgatggagagaaacagaggagaagcTGGAAAACCATCACATCAAGCTAATTCCTCATTGTCATTggtgctgttatctttttaatcTGTGCCTCTGTCACAGAAATACTTTCCTCAGCCTTTTATTCTCTTGTCATTGCCTCCAGTTTTGGGTAAAATTCATCCCAAAAACACTCTATGTTCATGCATTTATACCCTTACTTTCCAGATATAGCCTTCTGTTTACCTattttcacccccccccccccccccctcccagcctctcctctgctgctcggcccctctctttttgtctgttgCCCAGGCAGTGTGGTGGCGATGCATGTTGGGGTTCACTGACCTTATCTCCTCCAGGACCGGAGTGAGGCCTGCATGAGTGTCCCTCATTAGCACCGTGTTGTGATGTGTCATCTTGTCCCATGGTGTTTCTGTGCCAAAGCTTCTCACTGCAGGACTGAAAGGATTCGAGAGAAGTCCTCCTCCCCTCcaaaaaggacacacacacacacacacacacacacacacacacacacacacacacacacacacacacacacacacacacacacacacacacacacacacaacaaaatgcAAGTCAGAGCACACATCACTAGGTTATTTTGTTTAGCCTACGGACCTGTTTGCAACAAGTCtaccttgttttgtttttagcgTAGGCTTTAAGCAGATCTATTTTCTTACTCTCTGGCCCAAAATTGAAGAGTATTATATTGCATACTAATTTAAGTCTTTAAGTTATTAGAAATGATCTATTTCTCTTTGTAGATGCTGTTTGTAATATTTAGTTTGGCTgatagaaacttttttttttctgtcttgaatATTTAGACAGACCATCTATGCTGTAgtcatttatttcaaatgtgatgttttttgttttttttcaatgattCTGTTTATCAAGACTTTCCTCTGGCCTTGACTCAGTTTAAAATGCAGTCATGAGTTGGATACAGAAGCCGtatctacaaactctctcacattgccttttaaacacaaacaactgctGTGGTATAGCACTGTAGACACAGAATAACTGTCTTGCAATGGCACAGTCACCTAGTGAAATGTTCCTTTACAAGTTTGGCCTTGCAAGCCAGAGGGTCGGGTCTGTTGTGAAGCGATTAGTACTGTATGCTATGATGAGGAATGAAACACTATTCTCTGTATGATTCTGTAATGGAAAGCTTTCTGGTGGTGGCTGTTGATTTAAGTCCAATATCCTAATGAATGTGTTCAGCACCTCTTCACAATCCATGCTGAAATTTTATATTTCCAGGATGTTTTACAATGTTTGCATGACCAAACTCAGACTTGGTGTTTGACTTTTAGCAGCTCCACTTTGAGCTCCAGTTGCTGCTTACCAGTACCTGCTGGTATTTTCCCAACATTACTCATTACTGTGTAGGGAGTGAC
The Labrus bergylta chromosome 15, fLabBer1.1, whole genome shotgun sequence DNA segment above includes these coding regions:
- the slc30a1a gene encoding zinc transporter 1a, encoding MACEPNRARLMCMLSLTFGFFIVEVVVSRMTSSLSMLSDSFHMLSDVIALVVALVAVRFAEKTQATNKNTFGWIRAEVMGALVNAVFLTALCFTIVLEAVERFTEPHEIESPLVVAGVGAAGLLVNLLGLCLFHGHAGGGGGGGGGGHGHSHGSHGHSHGSKNKRVKNKKAGNGSTLEETNNLVGNHSSPGEARQRNEISRKAITEAQMNGNTHYEEMDPDLEHDSSQLNMRGVFLHVLGDALGSVIVVINSLIFTFVWRPCKADETCINPCINSHTTDHQHVNHTLVDLLEGPTLSPMTMAGPCWVLYLDPTLCVIMVTILLYTTYPLLKESALILLQTVPKQINMHRLNERLLNLEGVLAIHDLHIWQLAGSRIIATAHIKCHDPTSYMEVAKRIKDFFHDEGIHATTIQPEFVTFSSESRDSLCELSCRTQCAPKLCCGSADKQNAGADRKAGTDCKAASSALEVINETPEQALAVQVRPHSEGAASEAEVMIAREVESSL